One Bacillus sp. (in: firmicutes) DNA window includes the following coding sequences:
- a CDS encoding YtxH domain-containing protein has translation MAKGKSLFLGLFIGGLAGAATALLVAPKSGDELKSTISANSKKVKETLNSLKVESTQLKDQVVQASKEGALILKDFSKDVKTSIDSWKKEIEPQKTNILDELKSIEESIQKLENMKKA, from the coding sequence ATGGCAAAAGGAAAATCGTTATTCCTTGGTTTGTTTATTGGTGGTCTTGCTGGAGCAGCCACTGCCCTTCTTGTTGCACCAAAAAGCGGCGATGAACTTAAAAGTACAATCAGTGCAAACAGTAAAAAGGTAAAAGAAACATTGAATTCCTTAAAAGTAGAATCAACTCAATTAAAAGATCAAGTTGTCCAAGCTTCAAAAGAAGGAGCGCTTATTTTAAAGGATTTTTCAAAGGATGTAAAAACATCAATTGATTCATGGAAAAAGGAAATTGAACCACAAAAGACAAATATTTTGGATGAATTAAAAAGCATCGAAGAATCAATTCAAAAACTCGAAAATATGAAGAAGGCTTAA
- a CDS encoding HIT family protein, whose amino-acid sequence MSDCIFCKIVNGEIPSAKVYEDENVLAFLDISQLTKGHTLLIPKKHNENLFDLPKETAEQLFSVVPKITNALKSQLKIDDLNLVSNSGEKAGQEVFHLHLHIIPRYGKGDGYGTVLKSHASEYTGEDLQNLAKEISNGIVKS is encoded by the coding sequence ATGTCAGATTGTATTTTTTGTAAAATTGTCAATGGAGAAATTCCTTCAGCAAAAGTATATGAAGATGAAAATGTATTAGCTTTTTTAGATATTTCGCAATTAACGAAAGGACATACATTACTTATCCCAAAAAAGCATAATGAAAACTTATTTGATTTGCCAAAAGAAACAGCGGAACAACTGTTTTCAGTCGTTCCTAAAATTACAAATGCTTTAAAAAGCCAATTAAAAATTGACGATTTGAATCTTGTCAGTAATTCCGGAGAAAAAGCCGGGCAAGAAGTGTTTCACTTACACCTTCATATTATTCCTCGTTACGGTAAAGGCGACGGCTATGGCACGGTGTTAAAATCCCACGCAAGCGAATATACAGGTGAGGATTTGCAAAACTTAGCAAAAGAAATTTCAAATGGAATTGTCAAATCATAA
- the hemH gene encoding ferrochelatase, translating into MAKKKIGLLVMAYGTPYKEEDIERYYTHIRRGRKPTVEMLKDLQDRYNAIGGISPLAKITMKQAEALEAKLNEQHQDLEFKMYLGLKHIEPFVEDAVKMMKNDGIEEAIGLVLAPHFSTFSVKSYNGRAEEEAERLGGLKLHFIESWYKEPLFIDFWAENIKSIYSKMSSEEREKAVLIVSAHSLPEKILNMGDPYPEQLEETAKLMTEKSGVCNYEIGWQSAGNTPDPWLGPDVQDLTRDLFEHKGYKSFVYAPVGFVADHLEVLYDNDIECKNITDELGVTYYRPEMPNANPKFIEALSNVVTKKLKEVGGSL; encoded by the coding sequence ATGGCTAAAAAGAAAATCGGTTTGCTTGTGATGGCCTATGGGACTCCATATAAAGAAGAAGATATTGAACGGTATTATACCCATATTCGCCGCGGCAGAAAGCCAACTGTAGAAATGCTAAAGGATCTTCAAGATCGATACAATGCTATCGGTGGAATTTCTCCGTTAGCGAAAATTACAATGAAACAAGCAGAAGCCCTTGAAGCGAAGTTAAATGAACAGCATCAAGATCTTGAATTTAAAATGTATTTGGGACTAAAGCATATTGAGCCCTTTGTGGAGGATGCAGTTAAAATGATGAAAAATGACGGGATTGAAGAAGCAATCGGCCTAGTACTTGCCCCACATTTTTCTACCTTTAGCGTGAAGTCTTACAATGGTCGTGCCGAGGAAGAAGCAGAACGGCTCGGCGGGTTAAAGCTTCATTTTATTGAATCTTGGTATAAAGAGCCTTTATTCATCGATTTTTGGGCTGAAAATATTAAATCTATTTATAGTAAGATGTCAAGTGAGGAAAGGGAAAAAGCTGTATTAATTGTTTCTGCCCACAGCTTACCGGAAAAGATTTTAAACATGGGCGACCCATATCCAGAGCAGCTTGAAGAAACTGCAAAGCTAATGACGGAAAAGTCAGGGGTTTGTAATTATGAAATTGGCTGGCAAAGTGCAGGCAATACACCAGACCCGTGGTTAGGGCCTGATGTTCAAGATTTAACAAGAGACCTATTTGAGCATAAGGGCTATAAATCTTTTGTATATGCGCCCGTTGGCTTTGTCGCAGACCATTTAGAAGTATTATACGATAATGATATTGAGTGTAAGAATATTACTGATGAATTAGGTGTTACATATTATAGACCTGAAATGCCTAATGCGAATCCGAAGTTTATTGAGGCTTTGAGCAATGTAGTCACGAAAAAACTGAAAGAAGTAGGCGGATCATTGTGA
- the serC gene encoding 3-phosphoserine/phosphohydroxythreonine transaminase codes for MKHAYNFNAGPSALPLEVLQKAQAELIDFKGSGMSVMELSHRSKEYEAVHNNAQATLKKLLNIPENYDVLFLQGGASLQFSMIPMNFLQEGQIANFVLTGSWSEKALQEAKKLGQTHIAASTKESKYKSIPSFEEIKLSENPAYLHITSNNTIYGTQWADFPSFGNIDVMADMSSDILSRPFDVEKFSLIYAGAQKNLGPSGVTVVILKKELLSRIPENLATMLDYRTHTESNSLYNTPPTFGIYMLSLVLNWVKELGGVEKIQQINEQKASILYNTIDESEGFYSAHALPGSRSNMNVTFTLTNDELSKEFLAGAKEAGFVGLNGHRSVGGCRASIYNAVPIEACEALRDYMLSFKAKH; via the coding sequence TTGAAACACGCTTATAATTTTAACGCTGGCCCATCTGCATTACCTTTAGAAGTTCTTCAAAAAGCACAAGCTGAACTTATCGATTTCAAAGGATCTGGAATGTCAGTAATGGAGCTTAGCCACCGCAGCAAAGAATATGAGGCAGTCCATAATAACGCACAAGCAACTTTGAAAAAGCTATTAAATATCCCAGAAAACTATGATGTGCTCTTTTTACAAGGTGGAGCGAGCTTGCAATTTTCAATGATCCCAATGAATTTTTTACAAGAAGGACAAATTGCAAACTTTGTTTTAACTGGTTCATGGTCGGAAAAGGCTTTACAAGAAGCGAAAAAACTAGGTCAAACGCATATTGCCGCTTCTACAAAAGAGTCAAAATATAAGTCTATCCCAAGCTTTGAAGAAATTAAGCTTAGTGAGAACCCTGCTTATTTGCATATTACATCAAATAATACGATTTACGGAACACAATGGGCTGACTTCCCTTCATTCGGCAACATCGACGTGATGGCCGACATGTCCAGCGACATTTTAAGCCGCCCATTTGATGTAGAGAAATTTTCTTTAATCTACGCTGGGGCGCAGAAAAATCTTGGCCCATCAGGTGTAACAGTCGTTATTCTGAAGAAGGAATTATTATCTCGTATTCCTGAAAACTTGGCAACAATGCTTGATTATCGTACACATACAGAGAGCAATTCACTATACAATACGCCGCCAACATTCGGCATCTACATGCTTTCTCTTGTACTGAATTGGGTAAAAGAGCTAGGTGGTGTTGAGAAAATTCAACAAATAAACGAGCAAAAAGCTTCTATTCTGTACAATACAATAGATGAAAGTGAAGGCTTCTACTCAGCGCATGCACTGCCTGGCAGCCGTTCAAACATGAATGTAACGTTTACACTGACAAATGATGAGCTTTCAAAAGAATTTTTAGCAGGTGCAAAAGAAGCTGGCTTCGTTGGTTTGAACGGCCATCGTTCTGTTGGCGGCTGCCGCGCATCAATCTATAATGCGGTTCCAATCGAAGCTTGTGAAGCTTTACGTGATTACATGCTTTCATTTAAAGCAAAGCACTAA
- a CDS encoding EAL domain-containing protein → MEVFVGRQPIFNEKQEVVYYELLYRNNYLNEYRGTNGDLATTDVIVNSFLNIGMEQLSNQKPCFINFTENLLKLRVPTYFSPNSIVVEILEDVPVSDELIQVCKELKELGYMIALDDFVMGSPIPDAVLVYADIIKIDFRDTTRWERLELKKQLERFHVTFLAEKVETWEEFKEAKNDGFTYFQGYFFSKPVILNSYDIPAYYHSYVLIMNELNIEEPNIDYIADIIERDLSLSYKLLKLINSPLNRSRYEISSIKQAISFLGLIKIKKWIYILMIRGLSHDDSDVISKEVIRLSLIRAKLGELLAGYEFKIYNRSKYFLLGLMSLMDSLLHLPMEVAIKDLPLTKEIKNALLGEENELRKVLDFIKSFDYMPNSKEFSQSTVFSLSDTDMMTLYSEATKWADTVLNQNI, encoded by the coding sequence ATGGAGGTATTTGTTGGCAGGCAACCAATTTTCAATGAGAAGCAAGAAGTTGTTTATTATGAACTCCTCTATCGAAATAATTACTTAAATGAGTATCGGGGCACAAACGGAGATTTAGCTACAACAGATGTTATCGTGAATAGTTTCTTAAATATCGGCATGGAACAACTATCGAATCAAAAGCCGTGCTTTATTAATTTTACAGAAAATCTTCTAAAACTAAGGGTTCCAACCTATTTTTCTCCTAATTCCATCGTTGTGGAAATATTAGAAGATGTTCCTGTTTCAGACGAACTGATTCAAGTATGCAAAGAGTTAAAGGAATTAGGCTATATGATTGCGCTGGATGACTTTGTTATGGGTTCTCCAATACCTGATGCCGTACTTGTATATGCTGATATTATTAAGATTGACTTTCGTGATACGACAAGATGGGAGCGGCTTGAATTAAAAAAACAGCTTGAGCGTTTTCATGTCACCTTCCTAGCGGAAAAAGTCGAAACATGGGAGGAATTCAAAGAAGCAAAAAACGATGGGTTTACTTATTTTCAGGGGTATTTTTTTAGCAAGCCGGTTATCTTAAACAGCTACGATATTCCTGCATACTATCATTCATATGTATTGATTATGAATGAGCTGAATATTGAGGAACCCAACATTGATTATATTGCAGACATTATCGAAAGGGACTTGTCATTATCGTACAAGCTATTAAAATTGATTAATTCTCCGCTTAATCGTTCTAGATACGAAATAAGCTCTATTAAACAAGCGATTTCATTTCTAGGATTAATTAAAATTAAGAAATGGATTTATATATTAATGATTCGAGGATTAAGTCACGATGACAGCGACGTAATCTCGAAAGAAGTCATTCGATTAAGTTTAATACGAGCTAAATTGGGAGAGTTGTTGGCAGGATATGAATTTAAAATCTATAATCGTTCGAAGTACTTTTTGCTTGGATTGATGTCGTTAATGGACAGTTTGCTGCATTTGCCAATGGAAGTAGCTATTAAAGATTTACCGCTTACAAAGGAAATAAAAAATGCGCTGTTAGGTGAAGAAAACGAGTTAAGAAAAGTGTTGGATTTCATCAAAAGCTTTGATTACATGCCAAATTCAAAAGAATTTTCGCAGTCAACGGTGTTTTCTTTGTCCGATACGGACATGATGACGCTTTATTCAGAAGCAACAAAATGGGCTGATACCGTTTTAAATCAAAATATTTAA
- the hemY gene encoding protoporphyrinogen oxidase codes for MKIEKKKVVVIGGGIAGITAAYYLQKETSEKNLPIETVLIEASERLGGKVQTYTENGYVIEKGPDSFLARKKSASKLAEEAGLKDQLVSNGTGKSYILVKDKLHSMPGGAIMGIPTKIAPFAKSGMFSPLGKLRAGGDFILPPSKVKGDQSLGGFFRRRFGNEVVDHLIEPLLSGIYAGDIDQMSLMATFPQFYEVEQKHRSLILGMKKATPQPKPASSKAQTGKKSGGMFLSLKSGLESLVQALEAKLNPELVMKGVSVEEVSRKENQYVLKLSTGEEMVADSIVVCIPHKQTAHIFSNYSFFAPFNSIPSTSVANVAMAFPESAVKNDIDGTGFIISRDSGYSMTAVTWTHKKWPHSAPKGKALLRCYVGRPGDEEIVSRSDEEIIQIVLKELNKTMNITSKPELAVITRWPDSMPQYTVGHKQRMNEITEKMRKDLPGVFLAGASYVGLGVPDCIDQGEEAVKLVLEYLK; via the coding sequence GTGAAGATAGAAAAGAAAAAAGTTGTCGTCATTGGCGGTGGCATTGCTGGAATCACAGCTGCTTATTATTTGCAAAAAGAGACTAGTGAGAAAAATCTTCCGATTGAAACTGTTTTAATCGAGGCATCAGAGCGCTTAGGCGGGAAGGTGCAAACGTATACTGAAAATGGCTATGTGATTGAAAAAGGGCCTGATTCATTTTTAGCAAGGAAAAAAAGTGCTTCTAAGCTTGCGGAAGAAGCAGGATTAAAGGACCAATTAGTAAGTAATGGAACAGGGAAATCGTATATTTTAGTTAAAGACAAGCTTCATTCAATGCCAGGTGGCGCCATCATGGGGATTCCGACGAAAATTGCTCCATTTGCAAAATCTGGAATGTTCAGCCCACTTGGCAAGCTCCGAGCAGGTGGGGATTTTATCCTCCCGCCTTCAAAGGTGAAAGGTGACCAATCGCTAGGGGGATTTTTCAGAAGAAGATTTGGTAATGAGGTTGTAGACCATTTGATTGAACCTCTTCTTTCTGGTATTTATGCTGGTGATATCGATCAAATGAGTTTAATGGCAACATTTCCGCAATTTTATGAAGTGGAGCAAAAACATCGTAGCTTAATTTTAGGGATGAAAAAAGCAACGCCACAGCCTAAGCCGGCTTCTAGTAAAGCCCAAACAGGAAAAAAAAGCGGTGGCATGTTTTTGTCGTTAAAGAGTGGACTTGAATCATTAGTTCAAGCGCTTGAAGCAAAGCTAAATCCTGAATTGGTAATGAAAGGTGTATCGGTTGAAGAGGTTAGTCGCAAAGAAAATCAATATGTGTTAAAGCTGTCAACAGGGGAAGAAATGGTGGCAGACAGCATAGTTGTTTGCATACCACATAAACAAACGGCGCACATTTTTTCTAATTATTCATTTTTTGCGCCATTCAATTCTATTCCATCAACATCAGTTGCTAATGTTGCCATGGCCTTTCCTGAATCAGCAGTTAAAAATGACATTGATGGCACGGGGTTTATTATTTCGCGTGACAGCGGCTATTCGATGACTGCTGTTACATGGACACATAAAAAATGGCCGCACTCAGCACCAAAGGGTAAAGCGCTGTTGCGTTGTTATGTCGGTAGACCAGGCGATGAAGAAATTGTGAGCCGCTCCGATGAGGAAATTATTCAAATCGTTCTCAAGGAATTAAATAAAACGATGAACATCACATCAAAGCCGGAACTTGCCGTTATTACAAGATGGCCTGATTCAATGCCACAATATACTGTTGGGCATAAACAACGGATGAACGAAATTACTGAAAAAATGCGTAAAGACCTACCGGGGGTGTTTTTAGCAGGGGCATCTTATGTAGGATTAGGCGTACCAGATTGTATTGATCAAGGTGAGGAAGCGGTTAAGCTTGTGTTGGAGTATTTGAAATAG
- a CDS encoding ABC transporter permease — MIDANKLWKQRFQLYLKDTRRYLRLIFNDHLKLVLLFAVGGGAYYYQNWLKTLPEDFPAAIIIALIAAVFLTQSPIQTLLKEADLVFLLPVETELKPYFRRSIMYSYMIQCYLLIFVIAALGPLYLHQSDTSIQKLLLIIVILLIVKGVNIITRWNMQFSTDKGSLLTDQIVRYIINVAFVYFLMSGANWIYPLGIGVLVFLLAFYFSFATKGRGLNWEGLIEIEAHRMMTFYRIANMFTDVPKLKEKVKRRSWLNWLTSRLPFEQRSTFSFLYYRTFSRTSDYVGIYLRLLIIGSILLYFLPLGYSKLFVLLLFVYLSGFQLLPLYRHHSLKIWIDLYPISTEVRRANFLQMLFSLLLVKSVFFSLVIFFTGDLILGFIAVGASFVFTYFFTFSYVKKKLLKQETLFN, encoded by the coding sequence ATGATTGATGCAAATAAGCTTTGGAAACAAAGATTTCAATTATATTTGAAGGATACGAGACGGTATTTACGGTTGATTTTTAATGACCATTTAAAATTAGTATTGCTTTTTGCTGTTGGCGGTGGGGCTTATTATTATCAAAACTGGCTGAAAACACTGCCAGAAGATTTTCCAGCTGCTATCATTATTGCTTTGATTGCTGCAGTTTTTTTAACACAAAGCCCGATTCAAACCCTTTTAAAGGAAGCGGATTTAGTTTTTCTCTTACCTGTTGAAACGGAGTTAAAGCCCTATTTTAGAAGGTCAATCATGTATTCCTATATGATTCAATGTTATTTGCTTATTTTTGTGATTGCTGCCTTAGGGCCTTTATATTTACACCAGTCTGATACATCAATTCAGAAATTACTACTTATTATTGTTATATTGTTAATAGTAAAGGGAGTTAACATTATAACGAGGTGGAATATGCAATTTTCGACAGATAAAGGCTCCTTACTAACAGATCAAATCGTGCGCTATATAATCAATGTAGCATTCGTTTATTTTCTAATGTCCGGTGCTAATTGGATTTATCCATTAGGAATTGGAGTGTTAGTTTTTCTTTTAGCGTTTTATTTTTCTTTTGCTACTAAAGGTAGGGGGTTAAATTGGGAAGGACTCATTGAAATTGAAGCACATCGAATGATGACTTTTTATCGGATTGCCAATATGTTTACAGATGTTCCGAAGCTTAAGGAAAAGGTTAAGAGAAGAAGCTGGCTGAATTGGTTGACAAGCCGTCTTCCCTTTGAACAGCGGTCAACGTTTTCTTTTCTATATTATCGAACATTTTCGCGAACAAGTGATTATGTAGGTATTTATTTGCGATTACTTATCATTGGCAGCATTCTTCTTTATTTTCTGCCGTTAGGCTATAGTAAATTATTCGTGTTGCTGCTATTTGTGTACCTTTCAGGATTTCAATTGCTACCATTATACAGGCACCATTCTTTAAAAATTTGGATTGATTTATATCCTATTTCAACGGAAGTGCGCCGTGCGAATTTTTTACAAATGCTCTTTTCTTTACTGTTAGTAAAAAGCGTGTTCTTTTCGCTTGTTATCTTTTTTACAGGTGATTTGATTCTCGGCTTTATCGCTGTTGGCGCAAGTTTTGTATTTACATACTTTTTTACGTTTTCCTATGTGAAAAAGAAATTGCTCAAGCAGGAAACATTATTCAATTAA
- a CDS encoding ABC transporter ATP-binding protein — protein sequence MAKLLEVHDLTGGYTKKPVIEEVTFEVKPGEIVALIGLNGAGKSTTIKHIIGLMEPKSGSVKINGATFKENRDGYRKQFTYIPETPILYDELTLYEHLELTAMAYGLQKNEFEERLEPLLKEFRMEKRLKWFPVHFSKGMRQKVMIMCAFLIHPSLYIVDEPFVGLDPVGIQSFLTMMEKSKEKGAGILMSTHILSTAEKYCDRFVILHDGKVRAQGTMNDLREQFQRQDASLDDLYLQLTREDS from the coding sequence ATGGCAAAATTACTTGAAGTTCATGATTTAACCGGCGGCTATACGAAAAAGCCTGTTATAGAAGAAGTAACATTTGAAGTAAAGCCTGGTGAAATTGTAGCGCTGATTGGTTTGAATGGAGCTGGAAAAAGTACAACAATAAAGCATATTATTGGTTTGATGGAGCCGAAAAGTGGCTCTGTTAAGATTAATGGTGCGACTTTTAAAGAAAATCGTGATGGTTATCGCAAGCAATTTACATATATTCCAGAAACGCCGATTTTATATGATGAATTAACTTTGTACGAGCATTTAGAACTTACAGCAATGGCTTACGGCCTTCAAAAAAACGAATTTGAAGAGAGACTTGAACCTTTACTAAAAGAATTTCGCATGGAAAAGCGCTTGAAATGGTTTCCCGTTCATTTTTCTAAAGGAATGCGGCAAAAGGTGATGATTATGTGCGCCTTTCTTATTCATCCTAGTCTTTATATTGTCGATGAGCCCTTTGTAGGTTTAGACCCAGTTGGCATTCAATCCTTTCTTACGATGATGGAAAAATCAAAGGAAAAGGGTGCTGGCATTTTAATGTCTACTCATATTTTATCGACAGCAGAAAAATATTGTGACCGTTTTGTCATTCTTCACGATGGAAAAGTAAGAGCACAGGGAACGATGAATGATCTTCGCGAACAATTTCAGCGCCAAGACGCTTCATTAGATGATCTTTATTTACAGTTAACGAGGGAAGATTCATGA
- a CDS encoding site-2 protease family protein has product MDRFLAFPLEQIPLLIIALAIALSVHEFAHAYVAYRFGDPTAKNQGRLTLSPLAHLDIFGTIMILIAGFGWAKPVPVNRFYFKQPRLASVLVSLAGPFSNLLLVFIGFILWYSLMMSGVFAGLPSNVTETIYQFFNLFILLNIVLFIFNLMPFPPLDGYRVLEDLSSPNIRAKLTQYENYGILILLILVITPLNQYTITPVFHKVIPFVFTSVKDIFNHLFN; this is encoded by the coding sequence ATGGATCGTTTTTTAGCTTTTCCGTTAGAGCAAATACCTTTATTAATAATTGCACTTGCCATTGCTTTATCAGTTCATGAATTTGCCCATGCTTATGTTGCCTATCGTTTTGGCGATCCAACCGCTAAAAATCAAGGCAGGTTAACTTTATCGCCATTAGCCCATTTAGATATTTTCGGAACGATTATGATTTTGATTGCGGGGTTTGGCTGGGCCAAGCCTGTTCCTGTAAACCGTTTTTATTTTAAACAGCCGAGACTTGCAAGCGTCCTCGTTTCGCTTGCAGGACCATTTAGTAATTTACTGCTTGTCTTCATTGGGTTTATATTGTGGTATAGTTTAATGATGAGCGGAGTGTTTGCCGGGTTACCAAGCAATGTTACTGAGACAATCTATCAGTTTTTTAATTTATTTATTTTATTGAATATTGTTTTATTTATTTTTAATTTAATGCCGTTTCCGCCCTTAGACGGTTATCGTGTGCTAGAAGACCTTTCGTCTCCCAATATAAGAGCGAAGCTGACACAGTACGAAAATTACGGAATTTTGATTTTGTTAATACTAGTTATTACACCGCTAAATCAATATACGATTACGCCGGTTTTTCATAAAGTGATTCCTTTTGTTTTTACATCAGTGAAAGACATTTTTAATCATTTATTTAACTAG
- a CDS encoding tryptophan transporter codes for MNTKVLVSLAMLIGIGAVLHAVVPPILFGMKPDMLLTMMFLGIMLFPEKKNVFVLAIATGIVSALTTNFLGGQVANMIDKPITAFLFFGLFLAVRKLNQSVASAAVLTAIGTMISGTVFLGSVMILFGLPGGASFLALFTTVVLPTTVFNTVAMIVIYPIVSAILKRSKITVPRSNSFEG; via the coding sequence ATGAATACGAAAGTACTTGTGTCATTAGCAATGTTAATTGGGATTGGAGCTGTTTTACACGCTGTAGTGCCACCTATTCTTTTCGGGATGAAACCTGATATGCTTCTAACGATGATGTTTCTAGGAATCATGCTATTTCCAGAAAAGAAAAATGTTTTTGTTTTAGCAATTGCAACAGGCATCGTATCAGCACTAACAACTAATTTCCTAGGCGGTCAAGTTGCCAATATGATTGATAAACCAATTACAGCGTTCTTATTCTTTGGGCTTTTCCTTGCTGTAAGAAAATTGAATCAATCTGTTGCATCAGCAGCTGTCTTAACTGCCATTGGCACAATGATTAGCGGAACTGTATTTCTTGGCTCAGTGATGATTCTTTTTGGATTGCCCGGCGGTGCATCATTCTTAGCTTTATTCACAACGGTAGTTTTACCTACTACAGTTTTTAATACTGTGGCCATGATTGTCATTTATCCAATCGTTTCCGCCATCCTAAAAAGATCAAAAATCACTGTACCGCGATCTAATAGTTTCGAAGGTTAA
- a CDS encoding HTH-type transcriptional regulator Hpr, translating to MKREDIQYSMKEAILFSQKIAQLSKALWKSVEKDWQQWIKPFDLNINEHHILWIAYHLKGASISEIAKFGVMHVSTAFNFSKKLEERGLLEFSKKEDDKRNTYVELTEEGEQILLKSMEAYDASGYDAYKAALPLRELYGKFPEMVEFMCIVRNIYGDDFMQIFERSFENLNQEFVEENGRLTKKENVYEEQEIDKEPVKT from the coding sequence ATGAAACGTGAAGACATTCAATATTCGATGAAAGAAGCCATTTTATTCAGCCAAAAAATCGCCCAACTAAGTAAAGCTCTATGGAAGTCGGTTGAAAAGGATTGGCAACAATGGATTAAGCCTTTTGACCTTAACATAAATGAGCACCACATCCTTTGGATTGCGTACCATTTAAAGGGGGCATCTATTTCAGAAATTGCAAAATTCGGTGTCATGCACGTCTCAACAGCTTTCAACTTTTCTAAGAAATTAGAAGAAAGAGGCTTGTTGGAATTTTCAAAAAAAGAGGATGACAAGCGAAACACATATGTAGAATTAACAGAAGAAGGCGAACAAATTTTATTAAAGTCAATGGAGGCCTATGACGCTTCTGGATACGATGCGTACAAAGCAGCTTTACCACTTCGTGAACTTTACGGGAAATTCCCGGAAATGGTTGAATTCATGTGTATCGTGCGAAATATTTATGGTGATGATTTCATGCAAATTTTTGAACGTTCCTTCGAAAACCTTAATCAAGAATTTGTTGAAGAAAATGGTCGGTTAACAAAAAAAGAGAATGTATATGAAGAACAGGAAATCGACAAAGAACCTGTCAAAACCTAA
- the hemE gene encoding uroporphyrinogen decarboxylase — protein MSNRVINDTLLRAARGEKTDYVPCWYMRQAGRSQPEYRALKEKYSLFEITHQPELCAYVTKLPVDQYNVDAAILYKDIMTPLPALGIDVEIKGGIGPVISNPVRGIEDVERLGEINPEEDVPYVLDTIKLLVNEQLDVPLIGFAGAPFTLASYMIEGGPSKNYNKTKAFMYSQPDAWFKLMDKLAAMTVTYVKAQIDAGAKAIQIFDSWVGALNVADYRVFIKPVMTRIFTELREMNVPLIMFGVGASHLVHEWNDLPLDVVGLDWRLPISEARRMGITKTVQGNLDPAILLAPWNVIEERAKEILDQGMAQPGYIFNLGHGVFPDVQVETLKKLTTFIHEYSAEKLSK, from the coding sequence ATGAGTAATCGCGTAATTAATGATACTTTATTAAGAGCGGCAAGAGGTGAAAAAACGGATTATGTACCGTGCTGGTATATGCGTCAGGCGGGACGTTCACAGCCGGAATACCGCGCTTTAAAGGAAAAGTATTCTTTATTTGAAATTACCCATCAGCCTGAGCTATGTGCTTATGTAACAAAGCTACCAGTTGATCAATATAATGTTGACGCAGCTATCCTTTATAAAGATATTATGACACCACTTCCTGCCCTTGGTATCGATGTGGAGATAAAAGGTGGGATTGGACCTGTTATATCAAACCCAGTTCGTGGCATTGAAGATGTGGAAAGACTTGGGGAAATTAATCCCGAAGAAGATGTTCCATACGTACTAGATACGATTAAATTATTAGTAAACGAGCAATTGGATGTACCGTTAATTGGCTTTGCTGGTGCTCCTTTTACACTTGCAAGCTATATGATTGAAGGCGGACCTTCTAAAAATTATAATAAAACGAAAGCATTTATGTATTCACAGCCGGATGCTTGGTTTAAGCTAATGGACAAGCTAGCGGCGATGACAGTTACATATGTAAAAGCGCAAATCGATGCTGGCGCGAAGGCGATTCAAATTTTTGATTCCTGGGTAGGAGCGCTAAATGTGGCAGATTATCGCGTCTTTATTAAACCAGTGATGACAAGAATTTTTACAGAGCTTCGTGAAATGAATGTTCCATTAATTATGTTTGGTGTTGGCGCAAGCCATCTTGTTCATGAGTGGAATGATTTGCCATTAGATGTGGTTGGTTTAGATTGGCGATTACCGATTTCTGAAGCAAGAAGAATGGGCATTACAAAGACAGTTCAAGGAAATTTAGACCCAGCAATTTTACTTGCGCCATGGAATGTGATTGAAGAAAGAGCGAAAGAGATTCTTGATCAAGGAATGGCCCAGCCTGGCTACATTTTCAATCTTGGTCATGGTGTATTCCCAGATGTGCAAGTTGAAACATTAAAGAAATTAACAACATTCATTCATGAGTATTCAGCTGAAAAGCTAAGTAAATAG